AAATGCTGCCCACCAGGTAATCGGTGATACTTCATGCGTGCAGAAAGTCCAAAGGCAGCTAAAGAGCCTACTTTCGGGAGCACAATGTATGATTAAGGCTGTGCTCTGATTGCGAATGTCTCTTTTTGTGcatgtgtttgtttattaaaatgtgaaTTGAGTTGTATGCGTAGTACCACCCGCTTCCTGTCCCACATTCCCTCACCCCACCCCACTTCTCAGGTACAGACAGGTAACTGGCTTCCTTTCATTCCTTGCATATGCAGCCGCACGGCTCCTGCGCCTTGCTTCGCCAACAAAGTTCTCCCGTTCCAGGTAGGCTACAAACAGAAACATTGTAGTTAACGATTTGGTATTTCGTGGGCTTTTGATAAGCAGCATAATATTGTTGTGATGGTTGTTGTATAGTAATTTATTGTTGGAGCCGGCAGTGCCTGCGCTGACTGTGAATGTCGCTGGCTTGAAGAGTGTTGAGTGGTCTGTCTGTCTCCTTCAGGCTCTCCACGCTGTGAGCTCTTCTGAGCACTTTATTCAAAATCTGCAGCTGATTACATTTACCGTCATAAATaatctttacattttcttcGCCACGGCCACTGGCAATGATTTTGTGAAGAGTTCTGTGAATCCTCTGCCGGAGTTGGCTCTAAAACGTTGGTAAAATATGAGCCTATTACATGTTTtgagatatgtgtatataggtGCCCTCACATGTTAACGATCAAAGGTATTTTAAGTAAAATCACCTTAAAGCAGGGACTTCAGCCATAACTTAATCACAAGTAGATCAGAAATGGAGTGATTCTTTTTGTACTGAAGTCTTAATGCAAATTCTGGTAGCTTGCAGTGAGAATTAGAATTAATGTTAGCAATAATTGATTGCCTTCATGCCTAGTACAATGTACAGAATCCCATGCTGGATGGGTGTAGTGCAGTAGGGAAATATATACGGGAGGGGGCTGACACTGCTGTCTCTGTTCACACTAGGGCGAGTAGACTTCGCCTGAAACCCAGGACACATTTGGGAAATGTATTGTTGAATTAAATCGGCGCACCATTTTCATGTGTTTTCCCGTCAAAGgatcatttttttactttactgagcggTTAGTAGATAAAGGGAACGGCCTGccgtcagaagtggtagagggtattatTGTGAGGGACTTTAAAACAtgcataggcataaagctatccggAATCTAATGTGCAAACGAGATGGGACGAATGATTTTTAACTGCCGTTGAATTCTGTTTCCATGGTCGCTGTAGTCGTTGGTAGATTCACAGTGAAAAGCTTATAAAGTATGATGGTTGAGGGTTCGCACTTGTAATATTTACAAATGCAcgtttctgtgtttctttgcTCTACATGCTAATCGTATACGATTTGGACAGAACTGCCCACTCAGGTTTTTTCACTCCCGGTCATGTTTACGTGTGTATACACTTGTTGCATGTCTGGGAAAGGGATCAATGCAGGATCTGATTGAGACGGTCTGGAATGAATCACTAGCACATAAAGCGGCGGAGCCAGACAGGGAGAGGAGGGCAAAGGTTATTActtaaaaactgtatttttagtACGCCAAGATTTTCTCCTTTGGTAGTATTGTTGTTGCCTTCGTATCcagtaattattaataattttattatgtatttctcATTAGGTCCGACAGCAGATCCTTGAATTCAAGAACTATGGGAAAACAAGAAGCATTAAATGAAGGAGAGACACATTATATCGTTCCACCAGGTGAATGCATGGACTGTCACATGGTCACAAAGGGGCTATAGGTTTCACCTTTTAATTTGTCAAAACAAACCAAATATCTCACTTCCACAGGCTCAACAACGTCAGAGACCATGTATTACTAACCTTTTTAAAACAGAGCAGCAGTTGGCTTGAGAGACCAAAATCGTCCAAAGCATGCTGAGTGGGGGTCATTATTTGATCCCCAGCTGTCACACGGTGGTGgcatatacaaacacacttGCTCCAAGCCTAACAGCTGTTAAAGGGGAATTATTCCTTCCCCCTATCTGCCCCCTctactaaattatatattttatataaattatatatattgtatatctgaTTTCccagaaatacaaaataaaataaaaaatagtgtcAGTATGGGTATTTTGAAAATTAGTCCTTCAGTGATtacaaaatgtgcaatttgGAGTGCACTTAAAGGAAGTGGAGAAATGTAAGTAAGGAcgcaaagtatatatatatatatatatatatatatatatatatatgtgtgtgtgtgtgtgtccctaATGTCATGTTTGTTTGAATGTCATGTAACAGAGCAGAGCACGGGTTTTGGGAGATCTTTGGCCAAAGATGGCAAAATTAGCAATTCTCTGCCCTGGTTCTTTCTGTTGCCCCATACACCGACTTTAGCTGTAAACCCCTCTAAAGAAGGACACATCTACTCTTATTACTctttgagtactttaatgtgccTTCTTTCAAAATAGCACTTACCTGACATagaagttgcagccctacagcaGCTGTCCTTCTCTAATGTGGTCAGACATTTGTTGCCTTGAAAATATTGCCATAGAAATAAATTGGAATGCTTGCCACGGATTTAGGAAATAAAAGTTCTGTCATTGTTGCTTGCTCCAGTTTGTCTGCTCAAGTGGAGCTTATGAAAGCACATATGTAATTAGAGACCATAGGTATCCAATTAAATAATTGTGTATTCTTACAATGCATGGCAGCCTTTTTATGATGAAGTTCCTGGTTATTTTTCTAGCTATTCCCACAGCTGTGTGCCCATTTTTGAGCAGTTGTCTAACTTACACTTTTTGTTACCCTAGGTCATGAAGCACTTTCTCCTGGCTGCAGGGAGCTGACGCAGGCAGTACGTATACAGCAAAGGTCTCTGGAGCAGAAAATGCAGAGCTGTCTGGATGAGTTGCGCAGGCTCTGCTTGCGGGAGGCAGTAAGTTCTATCTGTGAATTCTCTGCATTGTTGACACAATATTATCCATCATCACGCTTTCCTTCTGTCTGTCTTTTTATCTTAAttcctttcttttctatttatttattatctttttaatacacaaagtacaaaaacaaaaggagGTTTATTTCATATCATGAAACAATAATAGACACCCAGACAGTGTTAAGTTATCTGATCGATTGCAAGCAGGGGACACAGGAAACTCTGCAATTGCATTTTGTTTctattgtttctatttttcagttaaatgtatttaactttttataatAACTTTACCAGTGATAGTTTGAAAGTTGCTGGGAAAGCTGTAAAGGTGCCTATAGCTCGGTTTCTTTCCTATCTCTCGAAATTGGAATAAGGATCACCCAGATATATCTCTGGTTACACAATAAACCTCTTATCCCACTAACCCACGATTTTCTTTTGACTGTCCAGGAACTCACGGGTGTATTGCCAAAAGAATATCCACTTAAAACTGGTGAAACACCCCCTAAGGTGCGGCGGAGGGTTGGAGCTTTGTTTAAACTGGACGAGCGAGCGATTCAGTATAAGAGAGAGGTGAGTAAGGGTTCAGTGCCAGATACTGGATTTTAAAGGGTAACtcccattatttttttattttattgccggattttttttttcaaatatattgtgtggttttcttttatattaaaacggttctagtttttgcatgaCACATTGTTTTCAGGTAGCTGCCTGTTAGCCATGTGTTCTTCCTGTGTTTCATCTGGGCCCAATCTACTAAAATAAACACCATCATTCCTTATCCTGCTGCCTGTTGTAAATAATACAATGGCTCAGTATTAATCACCCAGTAGAATGCTCTCATAGACTAATAAAGAGTCTATAGAGACCTAAATATAATGTCTTTGCTGAATCAccttaaaggggcactccagccattatatgtacTCTAAGGCATAATATAGCTGTGTGGACCCTTTTTTCACGTGGTTTGTTTAACAAATGCATGTCAGAATCCcccaatgcatttgcccctttccacacacacacacaaccatctaAATGCCCCACAGGAGATGTGTTatgttatactttataaatatacatccaGTAAATTCCAGCACTGGATCTGGGAAAGCTGTGGTGTCCGACCCCAGTGTGCATGTTTGTTAAATTCTGCCTTTGAGTTCAATGGAAGCACTTTTCtgactgattgacagcttcaagcagccattCAGTGACAAGAACAGTCGGATCACGGAGGATGGTCTGCAACTTCCGTTTCAGGaaccttatttttattttggaagaatactcttatatatgcattattctgTTGTGGGGGTGTCAAGGACATCAGACAATCCCTTTAGGAGTGACGTTTAAGCAGAAAAagtcaaaatatcacatgactaacAATGGCAGCATCCAGCTCTGcagatgaatgttttttttttgtttttttttagaacaaaatgaGAGAAACCATGTTGTCCATGCTAATTTAGCACTATATTGGATTTATCATTTAAGACAATACATAGATTAGCTCTCATTCATAAGTGGATAAATGGATTATTTAAATGATCGACGgtggtaaaaaaaattctgtgatTGAAGTTACAGTATTTGGCTTCAAATAGGGggtgtttttaaacaaatgggTTCAACAGTAGGTGGGAATGCGGAGGATAGAAAAGGTTAGTTGCTGGAATTCCACTGAAAACCTCACAAAATAATCTCTGTGGGCGCCTCGAATGCACTCAGTAATCGTTTGACAAGCTCAGCAGGAAATTTTCGGTGCCTGCCGCAGGAGCTAGCACTGATAAAGTGTCACAGCCGGTGGTAGCGGCGCTGCAGGCTGCTATTTAAGATGAAGTTGAATTACTGTTATCTGTATGGGATCTggaaaaatgcagttttaaccTTAGCCCACTTATAAGTCTTGCTGATtggagaatttttttaaataaaattatgaatTGTTACATTTGGAAAGACTTGGAGGGCCTTCTTTAACGTATGGATTCAATAACCGCTGCAAAGAAAAGATCTAGCCGTTGAATTCAATACAAGTCATATAATTTGGGTTACTTAAAATGTTAGTTATAGTTTGATTAATTAATGGGTAGGTGAGTAGATGAAAGCAAAGTATGCTGTAGGGTAGACTACAGGTGTATTTCAGCATAATTTAAACGACCCATGTGTCAGGATTTGTTCCTCGAAATAGGTCAATATTACTGGCCCTggtatgtgtataaaaaaaaggtgtatCAATGCATTGTACAACTGCCAATTTCTGCAGACTTTAATGTTAGATAGATGAGTTAAATACGTTTTAGGaacagacttttttttgttgtttagacTGTATATCGTGATAAGGGTTTACCCGCAAGCCTTGCCCTCTCCAACTGTTTTTCTCTTATCGTTGACTTGTTTGTCACACCACATTAGTAAAAGTTATAAACGTTAGCCAGCAGGAAATCTTTAAGTACCTTAACTCATGAGATTTCTTCagtcctttcttttctttctttgcaaactaaattaaaaatgagTTAACAAGTCTATGGTTAGTTGACTTTGTGAGCCACCACATTAACGTTAATACAAGTATCTGTAATGGCAGTGCTCGGTGTGAATAGGCACGTATAAACTCAGTTACTCAAATTTTATATTCTTACACAAAACGGGTGGTTTACacacaatattaatattcaCAATTCATCTAAACACACATTTTCTTGCTATGCCTTGTGCAGAAAAAGAGAGCCACCATCTGTCCACGAATCTGTGGATTGTGTTGTCCATTATGaatacaaatattataataattgtcTGCATTGTTGCAATGATGTCATTTGGTGATTCACTTTATAGCTAACCTTAGTCTGGTTTCAGCATGGTTCTGTCTCAGTCTGCCTCCAACTATATGTTTATTGAGCATTTGCGCAAGCATTCTCGCAATCACTTGGTGTACAGGGAATGTTTAAATGGATGTAAtagtaacatttaaatacataaagtgatttatttttatttgaaatgagAAGAAATGTTAGTACAAGAGATCATGATCTAAAACTCGATgtaaggaaatattactttactaagaggatGAAGATAAATGTACCgtaatagcctcccagcagaagtggtacaggCTAAtctagtgagggaatttaaacatgaatttaACACGAGACCAAAGATTTAGTGCTTAATCACTAGGTGATATTGTTCCTTTAAGATTCATATCAGAAATGTACAGTTTTAGTTTTGACCCGTAGCTTAATGAACAATATCACTCTTCACAGGAATTACCATacgattttttatttttagtgcaAACATTCTACACGACATTCATTTTATGTTTGCTTTTCTGGAAACTGCCTACATATGAAACTCTACAGTCATGACTAAATTGCAGGATTCTCGTTTTTGGGTTAAGCTGACTTTGTCCGCATTTAGCAAAACTGTGTTTAGTATTTACTgatattattaaaatgcttCCAGCTCCAATGGGTCTGTCTATGTTTATAGGACCTGGTGTCGCTATACatcaataataatcatttgtgTCATTCTAAAAGTAATTTCATTGACTGCTCAGTAATATTATAAAATTCACCATGatttccctatatatatataatctatatgttTACTTTCCCATTGATGTGTAGGTAGCAATGTATCGCTTATATGACCTGTTTCTTTCTTCTGACCTGTCCCTCACTCTTGGCTAAATTCTAGCTTTACAGACCTGTTTCTTACTGTCACCATCCCCAGGACCCACTCAGCTCCCTGGAGGCAGATATTTTACTGCAGCGGCAGATCACAGAGGCAGCCCGCCGCCTGTATCTGGAGGATTCCCTGTCCAAACAAGTCCGACATCGGAGAAAGGTAGCACTGAGAGCTGCGGAGCAGAAGCTTCTAACTCTAGAGGACAGGCTAATCCAGGAACGCAGCCAGGGAGGAGGTATGCGATTAGAAGGTAAGAGACCAGACCTAGTGAAGATCAGAGTTTTGAGAACAGTGAAACAATGGTATATGAATTGGTTGGTGGGTGACATAGATTGTTATATTCAGTTGAGAAATGTGGAGACCCTGGGTTAAATTGAGATGAAAAATGTCACATCCAGTCTCTAATCGTACCGCAGTACTTACACATTATCAAGGGTCAACTCATCTTTTCTATAGAAACTAGCCTTGGCTGGGTATCTAATGAATAGAACCCTTTTGCTGTTTTACAGAGGAAGTGGGTAAAAAGGAAACGTGATAATTATAAagccatttaaaatattaattaaacaggGGGTTGTAGGATTAATGGTTATTGCTAACTATGGAGCACCACTGGGCAGCAAGACGGCTATGTTCTAATGCCTTCCTAATCTTTACAATTAGACAGCAGTGTGTCCGAATCAAGCTCCATGTCTGACATCACAACCTTGGAAGATGGTAAGACGAATGATTGGCAATTAACATTAAATTATCTAGAGGTATTCTATTGGCTCCAGAATAATGATTCTCGAAAATTGTTTTCTGTAGATGACAGCCAGAGGGTGTCTTTCTCTGTTTTGCCATCTGTTACCCGACCTCTTCCACCTCAGACACTTGAGGGATTGCGTCCTGTATGGAGTGAgggtgaaaatgaaaaaaatccacTGCAGAACAGCCCCTGGAGAGAATCTAGCCTTGACCTGCCCTATGAAAAACCACCCAAGGGTTTGAATAACTCCCGAAGCCAGAGCAGGTAACTTACTTAGAGTGCATTTTAACATTAGGGATAGAACATGGGCCGCCCCTGGCAAATATCTTATAGAGCATGAGTTGAGTACCATATAGTCTTAGATAAGATAATTTAGTTCCCTGTTGGGGTTGTATGGCAGTATGTTTGATATAGTTAATGCTGATAAGTGAGTAAAGTTTGAGTTGAATCTCGACATAAACCTTTCTGTTGTGTAAAGTTGAG
This sequence is a window from Spea bombifrons isolate aSpeBom1 chromosome 2, aSpeBom1.2.pri, whole genome shotgun sequence. Protein-coding genes within it:
- the INAVA gene encoding innate immunity activator protein, translated to MGKQEALNEGETHYIVPPGHEALSPGCRELTQAVRIQQRSLEQKMQSCLDELRRLCLREAELTGVLPKEYPLKTGETPPKVRRRVGALFKLDERAIQYKREDPLSSLEADILLQRQITEAARRLYLEDSLSKQVRHRRKVALRAAEQKLLTLEDRLIQERSQGGGMRLEDSSVSESSSMSDITTLEDDDSQRVSFSVLPSVTRPLPPQTLEGLRPVWSEGENEKNPLQNSPWRESSLDLPYEKPPKGLNNSRSQSSSPAVTPLPSPQELPTGNRNHNTQNIDIITLTIQGSPESSNRSRVSKSVRIQSNHELGEPRGRSLCRRATSFNTSSNSVYSSSLSNPLYNSSNPLYTSSSDTLFESPSLPPSYKLAFCPVAPQREVLKIVHVPSIREHVVLAEPSKPDITQELHYWHIRASMRGSNGLRPRSLDRQGAIKLRSGTSWSHLVQTQKTQVSHRHVLRRTAEGAPLQWYDPEEAQIISQV